One bacterium genomic region harbors:
- a CDS encoding choice-of-anchor N protein, which produces MRKIFFKGVNQLILSLWGIIFIVSSAYAIPSLQLYIPGSTYDPITESWTTTASDFELQVLGASSPLNADYIKNLTLYIAIKEDEKGLPGAYVNLNGSPINFNYYGNPFLMPPHGIYPTYYCAYWLPNLMVSTAGEVVHNYKPGGGGTDLGDIHYLSIKWGGYSHIHFDVAGIVVDKFGKKHYRKAPFSRDAEANSPTPSAVPEPSTILLLLPGLLGLANFRRSI; this is translated from the coding sequence ATGAGAAAAATATTTTTTAAAGGGGTTAATCAACTAATTCTTTCCTTATGGGGGATAATCTTTATTGTTTCTTCAGCTTATGCTATCCCCAGCCTTCAACTCTATATCCCGGGCTCTACTTACGACCCTATCACTGAGTCCTGGACCACTACTGCTTCTGATTTTGAACTGCAAGTTCTGGGAGCCTCATCTCCTCTTAATGCTGATTATATAAAGAATCTCACTCTTTATATTGCCATAAAGGAGGACGAAAAGGGGTTACCAGGAGCCTATGTGAATCTCAACGGCTCTCCAATAAATTTTAACTACTATGGCAACCCATTCTTGATGCCGCCGCATGGCATTTATCCCACCTATTATTGTGCTTATTGGCTACCTAACTTAATGGTTAGTACAGCCGGGGAGGTTGTCCACAATTATAAGCCTGGTGGGGGTGGAACAGATTTAGGAGATATTCATTATCTCTCGATAAAGTGGGGTGGTTATAGCCATATTCATTTTGATGTAGCGGGTATTGTTGTGGACAAATTTGGGAAAAAACACTATAGAAAGGCACCTTTTTCTCGTGATGCTGAAGCGAATTCACCAACCCCATCTGCTGTTCCAGAGCCTTCAACTATATTACTTTTATTGCCCGGTTTGTTAGGATTGGCAAATTTTAGAAGGAGTATCTAA
- a CDS encoding YfhO family protein has protein sequence MKREDLLPIGIFIGLIAIFFIDIITMSRIFLQKDITDIFYPMKSFYAENLKKFDFPLWLPYIQCGYPIFAIGNLGFLYPINLLLFFNLPAPIAQNLHYIIHFILAGIFTYFYAQVIGLPRVSALISGIIFMFSGFFVAHLIHIDILSSGIWLPLILIFMEKILKREKTHIYVVLAGIFIGIQILAGHQQITFYSLLCVSLYFFSGVLFEGRCRILNFLVSFGLVMIIAIGLAAIQIIPTYEVLSLSNRGGGISLGFANIANFPPINFITFILPYFLGDNTNYFGKWNFNEGYGYVGIFPLILGLFGILRDKNRHIYFFLSLLILSAILMMGSVTPLYTMLWHLPIFNSIRAPARFCYLLTFSISILAGFGFSSLITQKINKKVILRILYLSLILILCGIIFTMDIEKFLPRDFPLNKIKYIKQDAYIFLIFLCMSFIILYFWVKQKLQLITFKFLVVFFIIIDLFLFNMRGVPTTVKISHLPGIFTPNTGEFLLQDEDIYRYMSIYYAGIILIASNEEIEEFLNRLLSPNRNICTHLSEMNMRTGLICVRHWLEVIKLFRKDTPIHITEQEVIPLIIKNRQLLNLFNVKYILLTRDIPDDKFRMVFEDKSVKIIENKDVLPRAFIVHNSKLIKGKEVLLQELSSKEFNPEQYVILEEEVRSQKSEVRGQTKVKDTPKSKIIDYQPEKVTVKVALNKSGFLVLSDTYYPGWQAYVDGKKEKIYRAYHTFRAVPLEKGNHLVEFRYEPLSVKIGMFITGLTILCLIFFVIVQRYSHRATENTEGI, from the coding sequence ATGAAAAGAGAGGATTTATTACCAATAGGCATATTCATCGGCTTAATTGCTATATTCTTCATAGATATAATTACTATGTCCAGGATTTTTCTTCAAAAGGACATAACAGATATATTCTATCCGATGAAGTCATTTTATGCAGAAAATCTAAAGAAATTTGATTTCCCCTTATGGTTGCCGTATATCCAGTGTGGATATCCTATTTTTGCCATTGGTAATCTTGGTTTTTTATATCCGATAAATCTTTTACTATTTTTTAATCTTCCTGCCCCTATTGCCCAAAATCTCCATTATATTATCCATTTTATTCTTGCCGGAATATTTACTTATTTTTATGCACAGGTAATTGGGTTGCCTCGGGTTTCTGCTCTAATCTCAGGGATAATCTTTATGTTTAGTGGATTTTTCGTCGCCCATCTTATCCATATAGATATATTAAGTTCCGGTATATGGTTACCTTTAATCTTAATCTTTATGGAAAAGATTCTCAAAAGGGAAAAAACTCATATTTATGTAGTCTTAGCCGGCATATTTATCGGCATTCAAATCCTTGCTGGACATCAACAGATAACATTTTATTCATTATTATGTGTCAGTTTATACTTTTTCTCTGGAGTTTTATTTGAAGGTCGATGCCGGATATTGAATTTTTTGGTCAGCTTTGGATTAGTGATGATAATAGCTATTGGTCTGGCCGCTATTCAAATAATTCCAACTTATGAAGTATTATCCCTTTCTAATCGAGGGGGAGGGATAAGCCTGGGATTTGCTAATATTGCCAATTTCCCACCTATAAATTTCATCACCTTCATTTTACCTTATTTTTTAGGAGATAATACAAATTATTTTGGGAAATGGAATTTTAATGAGGGATATGGTTATGTAGGTATTTTTCCGCTAATATTAGGATTATTTGGCATCTTAAGAGACAAAAATAGACATATTTATTTTTTCTTATCCTTATTAATCCTATCAGCCATATTGATGATGGGTAGTGTGACACCTTTATATACTATGTTATGGCACCTACCTATATTTAATAGCATTAGGGCACCGGCACGATTTTGTTACCTTTTGACCTTTTCTATTTCTATCTTAGCCGGTTTTGGCTTTTCATCTCTAATCACTCAAAAAATAAATAAAAAAGTTATCCTGCGAATATTATACTTATCCTTAATATTAATCTTATGTGGGATTATTTTTACAATGGATATTGAAAAATTTTTACCCCGGGATTTTCCTTTAAATAAAATTAAATACATCAAACAAGATGCCTACATATTTCTAATCTTTTTATGTATGAGTTTTATCATCTTATATTTTTGGGTTAAACAAAAATTACAACTAATAACTTTTAAATTCCTTGTTGTCTTTTTTATTATAATTGACCTATTCTTATTTAATATGAGGGGGGTTCCAACTACGGTTAAAATATCACATTTACCTGGGATATTTACTCCAAATACCGGTGAGTTTCTGTTACAAGATGAAGATATATATAGATATATGTCAATCTACTACGCAGGTATTATACTGATAGCAAGTAATGAAGAGATAGAGGAGTTCTTGAATAGACTATTATCACCCAATAGGAATATTTGCACCCATCTCTCTGAGATGAATATGAGAACGGGTTTGATTTGTGTAAGGCATTGGTTAGAGGTTATAAAACTTTTCCGAAAAGACACACCTATACATATTACCGAACAAGAAGTAATTCCCCTTATCATTAAAAATAGACAGTTACTTAATTTATTTAATGTTAAATATATTTTATTGACCCGGGATATTCCTGATGACAAATTCAGGATGGTATTTGAAGATAAGAGCGTTAAGATTATCGAAAATAAAGATGTTCTTCCACGGGCATTTATCGTGCATAACTCTAAATTAATTAAAGGAAAAGAGGTTCTTCTTCAGGAATTAAGCAGTAAAGAATTTAATCCAGAACAATATGTTATTCTGGAAGAAGAGGTTAGAAGTCAGAAATCAGAGGTCAGAGGTCAGACGAAAGTAAAGGACACTCCAAAATCCAAAATTATAGACTATCAACCAGAGAAAGTAACGGTCAAAGTTGCTCTTAATAAAAGTGGTTTTCTTGTATTATCGGACACATATTATCCTGGCTGGCAGGCTTATGTAGATGGAAAAAAGGAAAAGATATATCGTGCTTATCATACCTTTAGAGCAGTTCCTCTTGAAAAAGGTAATCATCTTGTAGAATTTAGATATGAACCTTTATCAGTCAAAATAGGAATGTTTATTACTGGTTTAACCATTTTATGTCTAATATTTTTCGTAATCGTTCAGAGATATAGCCACAGAGCCACAGAGAACACAGAGGGAATATAG
- a CDS encoding YfhO family protein gives MKIKDYLAIGILTILTVVYFWKFFFLGLLPMGGDIATYTYPPWYYCYQAQDKSQNPLLSDPVFLHYPLRKLAVERLKEGKITLWNPYIFCGNPHFSTNSVSFSPLNIFFLFFEPLTGWSLILICQMLLSGIFMYIFLRGSLNLAPFGALIGGIIYEFSGFAIVWLEMSILSGFLLPLILFLIDKAIIKRSIFYVMLAGMALGIQFLSTFLQISLFVFLAIIPYSLFRIFSLRAFKFIPFVGLVFIIGFCLSAIQLVPSYELIRNSHREPVKDYRMLSPLPWQNLITLLVPNYYGNPVDYNYNIIRPYFREIFKKYGLNIPPLHPKRGRMEDNYNEHCAYIGILPLILALLTIFLKRNKNTLYFSSFTLISLLLTLGTPLYYLLYVGIPGCDKLIISRFIFLYTFGVAVLAGLGSNYIFNTLIKVYSISIILLSGLIIIISLYLGKFVARFYMNATLLQHFTLSNIDFLCPILLLIISGVILLSINRVRNLYIKILIFGIIIFDIFGFGMRYNPFVHRNVLYTTTPSLRFLADKITDEGKSRILGFEHILPVSINIIYGFETAEGYDGMFTKRYDEFINLVAPEECGWENAKELDYSANRNLLCLLNTKYLLTSKKIKADNLKLIFDKEIKIYEDLSALPRVWIVSEAKVLKTKEKIFKELLNPDFDPKKTVLLEEENRKYKTEKIKNQKSKIKNSQCRILDYQPERVVIKATLNKSGFLVLSDAYYPGWQVFVDGREERLFCANYILRAVYLTAGKHLVEFRYSPLSFRIGCFFSILTLIILIFLMTLTLFNTKDNNRSGYSHRVTENTEGI, from the coding sequence ATGAAGATAAAGGATTATTTAGCCATTGGAATATTGACCATATTAACCGTAGTCTATTTCTGGAAATTTTTCTTCTTAGGCTTATTGCCTATGGGAGGAGATATTGCTACATATACTTACCCACCGTGGTATTATTGTTATCAGGCACAGGATAAAAGTCAAAATCCTCTTTTATCAGACCCTGTTTTCCTTCATTACCCTTTACGAAAATTAGCCGTAGAAAGATTAAAGGAGGGTAAAATTACCCTCTGGAATCCATATATTTTTTGTGGTAATCCACATTTTAGCACCAACTCGGTATCTTTTTCACCTCTTAATATCTTCTTCTTATTCTTTGAGCCATTAACCGGATGGAGTTTAATCCTCATTTGCCAGATGTTACTATCGGGGATATTTATGTATATATTTCTTCGGGGCTCACTTAACTTAGCTCCATTTGGGGCATTAATTGGTGGTATAATTTATGAATTTTCTGGCTTTGCTATTGTCTGGTTAGAAATGAGCATATTAAGTGGGTTCTTATTGCCATTAATACTTTTTTTAATTGATAAAGCTATTATTAAAAGAAGCATATTCTATGTTATGTTAGCCGGGATGGCATTAGGGATACAATTCCTATCCACATTTTTACAAATAAGTCTATTTGTCTTCCTGGCAATAATACCTTACTCATTATTTAGAATCTTTTCCCTTCGAGCCTTTAAATTTATACCCTTTGTCGGACTTGTTTTTATCATTGGATTTTGTCTATCGGCTATCCAGTTAGTTCCTTCTTATGAATTGATAAGAAATTCGCATCGGGAGCCGGTCAAAGATTATCGAATGTTATCTCCCTTGCCCTGGCAGAATTTAATTACCCTTTTAGTGCCAAATTATTATGGTAATCCTGTAGATTATAACTATAACATTATCAGACCATATTTCCGTGAGATATTTAAAAAATATGGACTAAATATTCCCCCACTCCATCCCAAAAGAGGCAGAATGGAGGATAATTATAACGAGCATTGTGCTTATATAGGCATTTTACCTTTAATATTGGCACTTTTAACTATATTTCTAAAAAGAAATAAAAATACACTCTATTTTTCTTCCTTTACTTTAATTTCCTTACTCCTCACTCTTGGAACGCCCTTATATTATTTACTTTATGTGGGTATCCCTGGATGTGATAAATTGATTATTAGCCGGTTTATCTTCCTCTACACATTTGGGGTGGCTGTATTAGCCGGGTTAGGAAGTAATTATATCTTTAATACACTCATAAAGGTATATTCGATAAGTATTATTTTATTATCTGGTTTAATAATTATAATCAGTCTTTATCTGGGCAAATTTGTCGCCAGATTTTATATGAATGCAACATTACTTCAACATTTCACCTTATCAAATATAGATTTTCTTTGCCCAATTTTATTATTAATAATTAGTGGAGTAATCCTTTTAAGTATTAATAGAGTGAGAAATTTATATATTAAAATACTTATTTTTGGAATAATCATCTTTGATATTTTTGGATTTGGGATGAGGTATAATCCCTTTGTCCACAGAAATGTATTATATACGACGACACCATCATTAAGATTTTTAGCCGATAAGATAACAGATGAGGGAAAAAGTAGAATATTAGGCTTTGAGCACATATTGCCGGTAAGTATAAATATAATCTATGGATTTGAGACGGCTGAAGGCTATGATGGAATGTTCACTAAAAGATACGATGAATTTATAAATTTAGTTGCTCCAGAAGAGTGTGGCTGGGAAAATGCAAAAGAATTGGATTATTCGGCTAACCGTAATCTACTCTGCCTGCTGAATACCAAATATCTCCTTACCTCTAAAAAAATAAAAGCAGATAATCTAAAACTTATCTTTGACAAAGAAATAAAAATCTACGAAGACCTGTCTGCTTTACCAAGGGTATGGATAGTTTCAGAAGCCAAAGTCCTCAAAACAAAAGAGAAAATATTTAAAGAACTACTGAATCCAGACTTTGATCCTAAAAAGACAGTGCTTCTTGAAGAAGAAAACAGAAAATACAAAACAGAGAAAATCAAAAATCAAAAATCAAAAATCAAAAATTCCCAATGCCGAATTCTTGATTATCAACCAGAGAGAGTCGTTATCAAAGCGACACTTAACAAAAGTGGTTTTCTTGTATTATCTGATGCCTATTATCCAGGCTGGCAGGTATTTGTAGATGGGAGGGAAGAAAGGCTATTTTGTGCAAATTATATCCTTCGAGCAGTATATCTTACTGCAGGGAAACATCTGGTAGAATTTCGATATTCGCCTTTATCCTTTAGAATTGGATGCTTTTTTTCCATTTTAACTTTAATCATCCTGATATTTTTAATGACTTTGACACTTTTTAATACAAAAGATAATAACCGTTCAGGATATAGCCACAGAGTCACAGAGAACACAGAGGGAATATAG
- a CDS encoding glycosyltransferase family 1 protein — protein sequence MKIGIDAHTIGHKVTGNETYISNVIKALAKIDKENSYKLYYTNPEIVKNGFINQPNFQEILIKPHSPLIRIPFSFPLEILKRPIDLFHVQYIAPPLCSCPIIVTIHDLSFIHYPQYFTKREQLRMSMLIPITARQATKILAVSEYSKKDIINSYRIPEDKIVVTYDGVNESFHPIDNQELLDEIVAKYGITNKFVLYVGNIHPRKNLGRLIEAYCLLKKNHNIKHKLVIVGKKAWLYADVFKRVREMGLENEIVFTEYVPQEDLPLLYNAAEVFVYPSIFEGFGIPPLESMACGTPVITSNTSSFPEVVGDAGVTVSPHSVDDIAKAIYDVLSNPQMQKRLSEKGIERAKLFTWENTAKRTLSVYKECLPKE from the coding sequence ATGAAGATTGGTATAGATGCTCATACAATTGGTCATAAAGTAACCGGCAATGAGACATACATCTCAAATGTTATCAAAGCATTGGCAAAGATTGATAAAGAAAATTCTTATAAACTCTATTATACTAATCCAGAGATAGTAAAAAATGGGTTTATTAATCAACCAAACTTTCAAGAGATATTAATTAAACCACATTCCCCTTTGATACGAATACCTTTTAGTTTTCCATTAGAAATTCTAAAAAGACCGATTGACCTCTTCCATGTGCAGTATATTGCCCCACCTTTGTGTTCGTGTCCGATAATTGTTACCATTCACGACTTATCATTTATACATTATCCTCAATATTTTACTAAACGGGAACAACTTCGGATGTCTATGTTAATTCCAATTACCGCTCGTCAGGCAACAAAGATATTAGCGGTATCTGAATATTCTAAAAAAGATATTATCAATTCTTACCGCATCCCGGAGGATAAAATAGTCGTTACCTATGATGGCGTTAATGAAAGTTTTCATCCTATTGATAATCAAGAATTATTAGATGAGATTGTGGCAAAATATGGCATAACTAATAAATTTGTCCTCTATGTGGGCAATATCCACCCCAGAAAGAATTTAGGTCGTCTGATTGAGGCTTACTGCTTACTAAAGAAAAACCATAATATCAAGCATAAATTAGTTATTGTTGGGAAGAAGGCGTGGTTATATGCGGATGTGTTTAAAAGAGTTAGAGAAATGGGATTGGAAAATGAGATTGTCTTTACCGAATATGTTCCTCAAGAAGATTTACCTTTATTATATAATGCCGCGGAGGTTTTTGTTTATCCATCTATATTTGAAGGATTTGGAATTCCACCTTTAGAATCTATGGCTTGTGGAACTCCAGTCATAACCTCAAATACCTCATCTTTTCCTGAAGTAGTGGGAGATGCAGGCGTAACGGTATCTCCCCATAGTGTTGATGATATCGCCAAAGCAATTTATGATGTCCTGTCTAATCCCCAAATGCAAAAAAGGTTGTCAGAAAAAGGAATTGAACGGGCAAAATTATTTACCTGGGAAAATACGGCAAAACGAACTCTCTCGGTTTATAAAGAATGTCTCCCAAAGGAATAG
- a CDS encoding glycosyltransferase, translating into MVYLYENEDKETCYYYHYSRGIKFIRYVKYSYFNLTLFIALRRWIKKIKSDIIHIHHNYIFPHTILLGCKGKVPIIQTVHDYQIVLPIDVGKLHLAFE; encoded by the coding sequence ATCGTTTACCTTTATGAAAATGAAGATAAAGAAACTTGCTATTACTACCATTACTCAAGAGGAATAAAATTTATTAGATATGTTAAGTATAGTTATTTTAACCTTACACTATTTATTGCGTTAAGAAGATGGATAAAAAAGATAAAATCTGATATTATTCATATTCATCATAATTATATCTTTCCCCATACCATTCTCTTAGGTTGCAAAGGTAAAGTACCTATTATCCAAACAGTACATGATTACCAAATAGTTCTGCCTATTGATGTAGGAAAATTACATTTGGCTTTTGAGTAG
- a CDS encoding cellulase family glycosylhydrolase translates to MFRLIYFSLFSLMLIFSTGCKANELINSSLMNKSESTNKFLNCNDFKFLWVEAEDTTDHSFYGHASFQPTPAGISPWIFAPPEEKEKLKLIASNGAFFHIDIKESPWHKEGHYIKYEVIIPEERNYSLYVRERIIAETSPVKWRFDDGKWHTVKDFKELPDSQDSKKERKLAIRWVKYGNISLSRGRHILHLVIEKNYASRYFKQIDVFVLAKDTFTPGGIIKPEGTIEQIELPSRITLVPDKIINERFHDFHRGIVFIPNEFVWLEKKYEALSKEIFPLMKDLGLTFTRFGLDSRFMYSGPNIFTSIHNDKILNWLHKNYKVTINNQEELENFLNSLNEKERETLSEKFYRFVKEKSIIIREPVGYNEEYMGRLDKILDFYNTQGIKVILCLEDVPRWLSSNPLDPEGTRKEHWAKTYWQYAPKDFVGYTNLWKVIIEDFTNKYPNIIRYWEVENEPEVPDSLIIESKHHRDSESYIQKKEEIYLKMYDAAVEAVLKTTPRIKIGGPAATKILCEDRYILSQYIELLVKHCAQNKKKLDFISWHRYSDEPITYKNEIQRGRQFLDYYGLKNTELIIDEWALAISPKINIIDGITEYEKMLLRIGDNNVNAAYAAAVLQTMIDSGLDQSVYQGIHSEGRDVGDFYPGMGLSVESYEHKNPIKPPRYIKRSIYYTFKMFSMLDNKRILVNLNNSVNMGAIATKSDDAKQINLLIWNYDITERKINRKVEINLPGVKKIKYDRYLIDSHHTLFGAEELEMVEDDVISDNVIELELETNSVTFLKINLRGEK, encoded by the coding sequence ATGTTTAGACTTATTTATTTCTCTTTATTTTCTCTTATGTTAATTTTTTCAACAGGTTGTAAGGCAAATGAGTTAATTAATTCCTCTCTAATGAATAAATCAGAGTCTACAAATAAATTCTTAAATTGTAATGATTTTAAATTTCTATGGGTTGAAGCAGAAGATACAACTGACCATTCATTTTATGGACATGCATCCTTTCAACCAACGCCTGCAGGAATATCCCCCTGGATATTTGCACCACCAGAAGAGAAAGAGAAACTGAAACTTATAGCAAGTAATGGTGCTTTCTTCCACATAGATATAAAAGAAAGTCCATGGCATAAAGAGGGACATTATATAAAATATGAGGTGATTATTCCGGAAGAAAGAAATTATTCTTTGTATGTTAGAGAACGAATTATAGCCGAAACCTCGCCGGTAAAATGGAGATTTGACGATGGCAAATGGCACACTGTAAAGGATTTCAAAGAATTACCTGATTCACAAGATTCTAAAAAGGAACGAAAACTTGCGATAAGGTGGGTGAAGTATGGAAATATATCTTTATCCAGAGGTAGACATATACTCCATCTGGTAATTGAAAAAAATTATGCTTCGAGATATTTTAAGCAAATAGATGTTTTTGTGTTAGCTAAAGATACATTTACTCCAGGTGGCATTATTAAACCAGAAGGAACGATTGAGCAAATTGAGCTACCATCAAGAATTACTTTAGTTCCAGATAAGATAATTAATGAAAGATTCCATGATTTTCATAGGGGTATAGTTTTTATTCCAAACGAGTTTGTTTGGCTCGAAAAAAAATATGAAGCACTTTCCAAAGAAATTTTTCCCCTGATGAAAGACTTAGGACTTACCTTCACAAGATTTGGATTAGATTCCCGTTTTATGTATTCAGGACCGAATATATTTACTTCTATCCATAACGATAAAATACTTAACTGGTTACATAAAAATTACAAGGTAACTATAAATAATCAAGAGGAGTTAGAAAATTTCCTCAATTCACTAAATGAAAAAGAAAGAGAGACTCTCAGTGAGAAATTTTATCGGTTTGTAAAAGAAAAAAGCATTATTATTCGTGAACCAGTGGGTTATAATGAGGAATATATGGGGCGACTTGATAAAATCCTTGATTTTTATAACACCCAGGGAATCAAGGTGATACTTTGTTTAGAAGATGTCCCTCGTTGGTTATCATCTAATCCACTAGATCCTGAAGGAACGAGAAAAGAACATTGGGCTAAAACATATTGGCAATATGCTCCAAAGGACTTTGTAGGTTATACCAATTTATGGAAAGTAATCATAGAAGACTTTACTAATAAATATCCTAATATCATTCGGTACTGGGAAGTAGAGAATGAACCAGAAGTTCCTGACAGCCTCATAATAGAAAGTAAACATCATAGAGATTCTGAATCTTATATACAAAAAAAGGAGGAGATTTATCTTAAGATGTATGATGCCGCTGTAGAAGCAGTATTAAAAACTACCCCTCGTATAAAAATTGGTGGTCCGGCAGCTACAAAAATATTATGTGAAGATAGGTACATCTTGAGCCAGTATATCGAACTATTAGTTAAACACTGCGCCCAGAATAAGAAGAAATTGGATTTTATCTCCTGGCATAGGTATTCTGATGAACCCATAACCTATAAAAATGAGATTCAAAGGGGAAGACAATTTTTAGATTATTATGGCTTAAAAAATACAGAATTAATTATTGATGAATGGGCTTTAGCAATATCTCCAAAGATAAATATTATAGATGGAATCACAGAGTATGAAAAAATGTTACTTCGAATTGGTGATAACAATGTCAATGCCGCCTATGCGGCGGCTGTCTTACAGACAATGATTGATAGTGGCTTAGACCAATCAGTTTATCAAGGTATTCACTCGGAAGGACGTGATGTGGGAGATTTTTACCCCGGTATGGGGTTATCTGTTGAATCTTATGAGCATAAAAATCCAATTAAACCACCTCGTTATATCAAGAGATCTATCTATTATACCTTCAAGATGTTTAGTATGTTAGATAATAAACGGATATTAGTTAATCTAAATAACAGTGTAAATATGGGAGCAATTGCTACTAAATCAGATGATGCTAAACAAATAAATCTCCTTATTTGGAACTATGATATAACTGAGAGAAAGATAAATAGAAAAGTGGAAATAAACCTACCAGGAGTTAAAAAGATAAAATATGACCGCTATCTCATCGACAGTCATCATACTCTATTTGGAGCAGAAGAATTAGAGATGGTTGAAGATGATGTTATCTCAGATAATGTTATAGAACTTGAGTTAGAAACTAATAGTGTTACCTTCCTCAAAATTAACTTAAGGGGTGAGAAATGA
- a CDS encoding O-antigen ligase family protein, which produces MRINISPFILYIFIGIGLGIILVINIPSYAVGIPIIILSFFIFFIYPRFAILSLVFVKPAIEKSIVITRISIKGLTTINLVGVLNLFILIAGIFYIITNRIKIFKLPIGLPSFIFSIICLISIFISPDIVAGLKGWFAITCPFIIYALVTDLFKNRKQLIRLINVSILSMVIPCLVGFYQFLTSIDMFDFTGTYRICGTFNHPNLFGVYLTLLLPIGIILFFYYPEFSLEKLGIGILSLMMILCLFLTLSRGGWIGFGTAIIIIGILKYKKLLSVGIILLIILAPIIYLRFQDITTFMIRIKLWERGLNLFLHNPILGIGLGGFEVNVIDIVGTISHSHNEFIKFATDTGLLGLGSFLWILINLIKNVVNTYRKTLDPYFKTILIGIIAIFSSYIIMSLNESLYIHVGFIGTFYTLAAVPYVISNIERREKIM; this is translated from the coding sequence ATGAGAATTAATATTTCCCCATTTATTCTCTATATTTTCATAGGAATTGGTTTGGGAATTATATTAGTAATCAACATACCATCTTATGCTGTTGGTATTCCTATCATAATATTGTCTTTTTTTATATTTTTTATATATCCCAGATTTGCTATCTTATCCCTAGTTTTTGTAAAACCTGCTATAGAAAAATCTATTGTAATTACTCGAATATCTATAAAAGGGTTAACTACTATAAATCTTGTAGGTGTACTCAACTTATTTATTTTAATAGCTGGAATTTTTTATATTATCACTAATAGAATTAAAATATTTAAACTACCAATTGGATTACCTTCTTTCATATTTTCAATTATTTGTCTGATTAGTATATTTATTAGCCCTGATATAGTAGCAGGATTAAAAGGATGGTTTGCAATAACATGTCCGTTTATAATATATGCTTTGGTTACCGATCTTTTCAAAAATAGAAAGCAACTTATTCGCTTGATTAATGTTAGTATACTTTCCATGGTTATTCCCTGTTTAGTAGGATTTTATCAGTTCCTCACTAGCATAGATATGTTTGATTTTACAGGTACTTATCGTATTTGTGGTACCTTTAACCATCCAAACCTTTTTGGGGTTTATCTCACATTACTCTTACCTATAGGTATAATTTTATTTTTTTATTATCCTGAGTTTAGTTTAGAGAAACTTGGAATTGGAATTTTGTCCTTAATGATGATACTTTGCTTATTTTTAACATTATCAAGAGGAGGTTGGATAGGTTTTGGAACAGCTATAATAATTATAGGTATTTTGAAATATAAAAAACTATTATCAGTAGGAATTATATTATTAATAATTTTAGCTCCTATTATCTACTTACGATTTCAAGATATAACTACCTTCATGATACGGATTAAGCTCTGGGAGAGAGGATTAAATCTCTTTTTACATAATCCAATTCTGGGAATAGGATTGGGAGGCTTTGAAGTTAATGTTATAGACATAGTAGGTACGATATCACATTCTCATAATGAATTTATTAAATTTGCTACTGACACAGGACTACTTGGATTAGGTTCATTTTTATGGATATTAATTAATTTAATAAAGAATGTGGTCAATACCTATAGAAAAACTTTAGACCCTTACTTCAAAACTATCCTCATCGGTATTATTGCTATTTTCAGTAGCTATATAATAATGAGTCTGAACGAAAGTTTATATATACATGTTGGATTTATAGGAACTTTTTATACACTTGCTGCGGTTCCGTATGTAATATCAAATATTGAAAGAAGAGAAAAAATCATGTAA